In Gimesia benthica, a single window of DNA contains:
- a CDS encoding coiled-coil domain-containing protein has translation MAPDNKSPQSDHADQRIESPALREATSVPEGDVAPQPARPERPQSSGEAKVSFSEREQIRALEAELLGKEQLVETLTERLTEVAEELEKSQHSRQDLAKVDNRRIKELEACLREEAELVETLKERLTEVATELERCQNNQQHPAETESPRLAELEAELAEKSQLVTDLSGRLSEVEAELEQSRREYQEFSASEKQKVQTLKTELQEKDQLVVMLTERLEQVAEQLDRRHRSGADRGMPVSGGIPREVIEEQQKIAQDLQAFMEQMQGAETESSLARIEMQIAELKKMVEDGFEKGPVAAKPSTLVDYLSAPSVPAVEESPLESEVEQQAPEPEEAPEAFSEPAADPNVSGWEAMKQKLLSGQGVDVSSDLPDKKAPAPPVPQPEPVAQNSALLSGGTGRTLSSYKPPLPDAPAEIDYDQASHGDLTAAIRERDQYIGLLIKRLREAETAVIPVNWEAINNAPEELVKHLQTLQHDLEHNLGLAEVEISIERARLSRTELMLQNREEQIRKKEKQLGLNLERGEDEAVPEEKQLNDDQKKRWLGFLN, from the coding sequence ATGGCCCCCGATAACAAATCTCCTCAATCCGATCACGCTGATCAGCGAATCGAATCGCCCGCGCTCCGCGAAGCGACTTCGGTTCCCGAGGGAGATGTTGCGCCTCAACCCGCCAGGCCAGAACGCCCTCAAAGCTCAGGGGAAGCGAAAGTCAGTTTCTCCGAACGTGAGCAGATCCGTGCCCTCGAAGCAGAACTGCTGGGCAAAGAGCAGCTCGTCGAAACGTTGACCGAACGACTCACCGAAGTCGCCGAAGAACTCGAAAAGAGCCAGCACAGCAGACAGGATCTGGCCAAGGTCGACAACAGAAGAATCAAAGAGCTGGAAGCCTGCCTGCGGGAAGAAGCGGAACTGGTGGAAACACTCAAGGAACGCTTGACCGAAGTCGCCACTGAACTGGAGCGGTGCCAGAACAACCAGCAACACCCCGCGGAAACAGAGAGCCCCCGTCTGGCAGAACTGGAAGCGGAGCTCGCAGAAAAATCACAGCTCGTCACCGATCTGAGCGGGCGACTCTCCGAGGTCGAGGCTGAACTCGAACAGAGCCGCCGCGAGTACCAGGAATTCTCGGCGTCAGAAAAACAAAAGGTCCAGACACTCAAAACCGAGCTGCAGGAAAAAGATCAGCTCGTCGTCATGCTCACCGAGCGACTGGAACAGGTCGCCGAACAGCTCGATCGCCGGCACCGTAGCGGTGCAGACCGCGGGATGCCGGTCTCGGGGGGCATTCCCCGTGAAGTAATCGAGGAGCAGCAGAAAATTGCACAGGATCTGCAGGCCTTCATGGAACAGATGCAGGGCGCGGAGACCGAGTCTTCCCTGGCCCGCATTGAAATGCAGATCGCCGAACTCAAAAAGATGGTCGAAGACGGGTTCGAAAAAGGTCCCGTCGCTGCGAAGCCGTCTACCCTTGTGGATTACCTTTCCGCACCCAGTGTTCCTGCGGTGGAAGAAAGTCCGCTGGAAAGCGAAGTGGAACAACAGGCACCTGAGCCAGAAGAAGCCCCCGAGGCCTTCAGCGAACCAGCTGCGGATCCGAATGTGAGTGGCTGGGAAGCCATGAAGCAGAAACTGCTCTCAGGTCAGGGAGTCGATGTCTCCAGTGATCTGCCGGATAAAAAAGCACCTGCACCTCCAGTGCCTCAACCAGAACCCGTCGCACAAAACAGTGCCCTGCTCTCTGGTGGAACCGGTCGTACCCTGTCCAGCTACAAGCCTCCCTTGCCGGACGCCCCCGCTGAAATTGACTATGACCAGGCTTCGCATGGAGATCTGACCGCAGCCATTCGGGAACGGGATCAATACATCGGGCTGTTGATCAAACGTCTGAGAGAAGCCGAAACCGCTGTGATCCCGGTCAACTGGGAAGCCATCAACAACGCACCTGAAGAGCTGGTGAAACATCTGCAGACACTGCAGCACGATCTGGAACACAACCTGGGACTGGCCGAAGTCGAGATCTCAATCGAACGGGCACGTCTCTCCCGTACCGAACTGATGCTGCAAAACCGCGAAGAACAGATTCGCAAAAAGGAAAAACAGCTTGGTCTGAACCTCGAACGTGGCGAAGACGAAGCGGTTCCCGAGGAAAAGCAGCTCAACGACGATCAGAAGAAACGCTGGCTCGGCTTTCTGAACTAA
- a CDS encoding CDP-alcohol phosphatidyltransferase family protein, whose amino-acid sequence MNDTGTRRPLKVREVKFVVAFARYLSGKQITPNQISVISILFAALAAAGFICFALYAHWWLLILAGLMIQCRLLCNLFDGMVAVEGGKKTNSGELFNDIPDRIADPLILVSAGYAVHMVAYGAELGWCAGLLAVMTAYIRTLSASIGAPVDFKGPMAKQHRMAVLTIACVLTAIETLVWHTDYCLLIALIVIILGAVVTCIRRAVSAYRFLEA is encoded by the coding sequence ATGAATGACACCGGCACCAGACGACCGCTCAAGGTCCGCGAAGTGAAATTCGTTGTTGCGTTCGCACGTTACCTGAGCGGTAAGCAGATCACCCCCAACCAGATTTCCGTAATCAGCATTCTGTTCGCGGCTCTGGCGGCAGCCGGTTTTATCTGCTTTGCATTGTATGCACACTGGTGGCTGTTGATTCTGGCGGGATTGATGATCCAGTGCCGACTCCTGTGTAACCTCTTCGATGGGATGGTCGCCGTTGAGGGAGGTAAGAAAACGAACTCGGGCGAACTGTTCAACGATATTCCGGACCGGATCGCCGACCCGCTGATTCTGGTTTCAGCCGGTTATGCCGTGCATATGGTCGCCTACGGTGCCGAACTGGGTTGGTGTGCAGGTTTGCTGGCGGTGATGACGGCCTACATCCGCACGCTGAGTGCCAGCATCGGGGCGCCCGTCGACTTCAAAGGCCCCATGGCCAAGCAGCATCGCATGGCTGTGCTGACGATTGCCTGTGTGTTGACCGCAATTGAAACGCTGGTCTGGCACACGGATTACTGCTTATTGATCGCTTTGATCGTGATCATCCTGGGAGCGGTTGTGACGTGCATCCGCCGCGCCGTTTCTGCCTATCGATTTCTGGAGGCCTGA
- a CDS encoding phosphatidate cytidylyltransferase — translation MWEIPPHSLYAMLVVFGLLVTATTCRLILKRLKPEKDYTELRQRIQSWWWMIGILFLCLIVSRTTAIILFAFISFLALKEFFSIVPTRQADRRVLFWAYLSIPVQYYLVSIGWYGLFIIFIPVYLFLFLPMRMVLIGETRGFIQSAGIIHWAVMLTVFCLSHIAYLLMLPVKNADAGGMGLVIFLLFMTQFNDVCQFIWGKLLGRHKIIPKVSPNKTWEGFIGGLLTIALVSGFLGPFLTPLNFRFSLLAGLLISVSGFIGDVVISSIKRDLEIKDSGSLIPGHGGILDRCDSLIFTSPLFFHYLYYMSF, via the coding sequence ATGTGGGAGATCCCTCCGCATTCTCTGTATGCGATGCTGGTCGTCTTCGGTCTGCTGGTCACGGCCACGACCTGTCGACTGATCCTGAAGCGACTCAAGCCGGAAAAGGACTATACCGAACTGCGTCAGCGGATTCAGTCCTGGTGGTGGATGATCGGCATTCTGTTTCTCTGCCTGATTGTGAGTCGCACGACGGCCATCATCCTGTTTGCCTTCATCAGCTTCCTGGCACTCAAAGAGTTCTTTTCGATTGTCCCTACAAGGCAGGCGGACCGGCGTGTGCTGTTCTGGGCCTACTTGTCGATTCCCGTGCAATACTACCTGGTCAGCATCGGCTGGTACGGTCTGTTTATCATCTTTATTCCGGTCTACCTGTTCCTGTTTCTTCCGATGCGGATGGTGCTGATTGGAGAGACGCGCGGATTCATTCAATCTGCAGGCATCATTCACTGGGCCGTCATGCTGACTGTCTTCTGTCTGAGTCACATCGCTTACCTGCTGATGCTGCCGGTAAAGAACGCTGACGCCGGTGGCATGGGACTGGTGATCTTCCTGTTATTCATGACTCAGTTCAATGACGTGTGTCAGTTTATCTGGGGTAAACTGCTGGGACGCCACAAGATCATTCCCAAAGTCAGTCCGAATAAGACCTGGGAAGGGTTCATCGGAGGATTGCTGACCATTGCACTGGTCTCCGGTTTTCTGGGACCGTTTCTGACGCCGTTGAATTTCCGCTTCAGTCTGCTGGCAGGCCTGCTGATCAGTGTCTCGGGATTCATCGGCGACGTCGTGATCTCATCAATCAAACGTGATCTGGAGATCAAAGACAGCGGTTCGCTGATTCCCGGGCATGGCGGTATTCTGGACCGCTGCGACAGCCTGATTTTTACATCGCCACTGTTTTTTCATTACCTCTATTACATGAGTTTCTGA
- a CDS encoding lysophospholipid acyltransferase family protein: MERVLKILFFALIVRPIVIIVLGLNLRGKQNLPVEGPSIVVANHNSHLDALVLMSLYPLSRLHKVRPVAAADYFLKNRYLSWFSRNCLGIIPIQRTGRMRKSELFAGCHEALDRGEILILFPEGSRGNPEELSEIKRGVYHIVHDRSDTRLTPVMMHGLGRALPRGEALLVPFNCDVIIGETIPDAETGEQLVESIKASFLDLQQYCITCRQTG; encoded by the coding sequence ATGGAGCGGGTACTCAAAATCCTGTTTTTTGCGCTCATCGTCAGACCGATCGTGATTATCGTACTCGGACTGAACTTACGAGGTAAGCAGAACCTGCCCGTCGAGGGGCCATCAATCGTCGTCGCCAATCATAACAGTCACCTCGATGCCCTGGTGCTGATGAGTCTGTATCCCCTGTCGCGTCTGCATAAGGTGCGTCCCGTAGCGGCCGCCGATTATTTCCTGAAAAATCGCTACCTCTCCTGGTTTTCCAGGAACTGCCTGGGCATCATTCCCATCCAGCGGACCGGGCGCATGCGCAAGAGCGAACTTTTTGCGGGTTGTCACGAGGCACTGGATCGGGGCGAGATTCTGATCTTGTTTCCGGAAGGCAGCCGCGGTAATCCCGAAGAGTTGAGCGAAATCAAACGCGGCGTCTATCACATCGTGCATGATCGTTCCGATACGAGACTGACCCCCGTGATGATGCACGGACTGGGCAGGGCACTGCCACGGGGCGAAGCGCTGCTGGTCCCCTTTAACTGCGATGTGATTATTGGAGAAACCATTCCCGATGCAGAGACCGGCGAACAACTGGTCGAGTCGATCAAAGCCTCCTTCCTGGACCTGCAGCAGTATTGCATTACATGCCGACAGACAGGATGA
- a CDS encoding GntP family permease, producing the protein MELSAWVIVIILAGVTIVVGGVLFFRLHAFLALLAGAICVGVLTPAQQIEETALRKNKFKILEVTPDNQKIVIEIEKAGMLQPGMLLMIMGGEQPGFPLIPIAETEVARVTSEFTKDSQRMIIADLKVRDDSASREIRLDDFAITPANYQAAIKAGQQSVGERVAAGFGSTCAKIGILIALAAIIGMCLLESGAAERIVRSAINFVGEKLAPVAFMASGFLLAIPVFFDTVFYLLIPLGKAMRFRTGKNYLLYVLAIVTGGTMAHSLVPPTPGPLFVAEQLGVDIATMIMGGMIVGSIAAIFGLAYATLINKHCELPFRDSADVTQADLERLSNSQLEDLPSLWLSLAPILLPVIMIAGSTLLKFKSISDQVSPEVQDLIMTLGNKNIALGIAAVIALATLVRQKKSSLGELSESIQASLSTGGVIILITAAGGAFGGVLQQTGVSFLIESLPDVSPLMLVTLAFLITTAIRTAQGSSTVAMITTVGILGGIAESATLGFHPVYLALAIGCGSKPLSWMNDSGFWVIGKMSGMTEGETLKFITPMTALMGVVGFIVVLLGVSFFPMA; encoded by the coding sequence ATGGAACTAAGCGCTTGGGTGATCGTGATTATTTTAGCCGGGGTGACCATCGTCGTCGGTGGCGTCCTGTTTTTTCGTCTGCATGCCTTCCTCGCATTGCTGGCAGGAGCCATTTGTGTAGGTGTCTTGACGCCCGCTCAGCAGATCGAGGAGACAGCCCTCCGGAAAAACAAGTTTAAAATCCTCGAAGTCACTCCCGACAATCAGAAGATTGTCATCGAGATCGAAAAGGCCGGGATGCTGCAGCCCGGCATGCTATTGATGATTATGGGGGGCGAGCAGCCCGGGTTTCCGCTGATCCCCATTGCCGAGACCGAAGTGGCCCGGGTGACCTCCGAGTTTACTAAAGACAGCCAGCGGATGATCATCGCTGACCTCAAAGTTCGGGATGACAGCGCCAGCCGCGAGATTCGCCTCGACGATTTTGCCATCACCCCCGCCAACTACCAGGCGGCCATCAAAGCGGGGCAGCAGTCAGTCGGCGAACGGGTGGCCGCGGGTTTCGGTTCAACGTGTGCCAAGATCGGCATCCTGATCGCTCTGGCGGCCATCATCGGCATGTGCCTGCTGGAGAGCGGCGCCGCCGAGCGAATCGTCCGCTCAGCCATTAATTTTGTGGGTGAGAAGCTGGCCCCTGTCGCTTTCATGGCCAGCGGGTTTCTGCTGGCGATTCCCGTCTTCTTCGATACCGTGTTCTACCTGTTGATTCCCCTTGGCAAAGCCATGCGATTCCGCACCGGGAAAAACTACCTGCTCTACGTGCTGGCGATTGTGACCGGAGGCACGATGGCACACTCCCTGGTACCCCCCACTCCCGGACCGCTGTTCGTAGCGGAGCAGCTGGGGGTCGACATCGCCACCATGATTATGGGCGGCATGATTGTCGGCAGTATCGCGGCCATCTTCGGTCTGGCTTATGCCACCCTGATCAACAAACACTGTGAACTCCCCTTTCGCGATTCCGCCGACGTCACGCAGGCCGATCTCGAAAGACTTTCCAACAGCCAGCTCGAAGATCTCCCCTCACTCTGGCTGTCGCTGGCACCCATTCTGCTGCCGGTGATTATGATTGCCGGCTCCACACTGCTGAAATTCAAGTCCATCAGCGACCAGGTCTCTCCCGAGGTTCAGGATCTGATCATGACGCTGGGAAATAAAAACATCGCACTTGGTATCGCTGCCGTGATCGCCCTGGCGACGCTGGTGCGACAGAAAAAATCTTCGCTGGGCGAACTTTCCGAATCGATTCAGGCCTCCCTTTCCACCGGGGGCGTGATTATTCTGATCACCGCTGCCGGCGGAGCCTTCGGGGGTGTCCTGCAGCAGACAGGCGTCAGCTTTCTGATTGAATCACTGCCCGATGTCTCTCCCCTGATGCTGGTCACACTGGCTTTTCTGATCACGACGGCCATCCGCACTGCCCAGGGATCATCGACCGTGGCCATGATTACCACCGTGGGAATTCTGGGCGGGATTGCGGAATCTGCAACGCTCGGTTTTCATCCGGTTTATCTTGCCCTCGCGATTGGCTGCGGTTCCAAGCCCCTTTCCTGGATGAACGACAGCGGTTTCTGGGTCATCGGCAAAATGAGTGGCATGACCGAGGGGGAAACTCTGAAATTCATTACTCCCATGACGGCCCTGATGGGCGTGGTCGGATTCATTGTCGTCCTGCTGGGAGTCTCATTCTTTCCCATGGCCTGA
- a CDS encoding glycoside hydrolase family protein, with protein sequence MKQQLLRGLIWSLLMLLPLSAFAQPVDIGSRRELFVDRLLIDKLQGVELKLHAPVKAPRPRSPLPVRHMMTVIKNGNRYQAYWRGSDPDYQGEKHTGHAGETVHYAESRDGHEWKFPELGLHEVGGTRKNNVILAQQPPFLTNFTPFLDTRPGVAPQERYKALAGYPGPGDKRGLAEPGRGLFAFVSPDGIHWTKQTEVIPYQPQWRHAFDSANVSFWSEAEQQYVCYFRTWTDPERLRSISRTTSPDFRHWTDPVAMDPNLPGEHLYTNQTHPYFRAPQIYISLPTRFIPGRGSAPDYDLKDQNATDILLMTTRAGSLHYDRLFKHAFIRPGLEPEQWENRANYVALNVVPTSPTEMSIYHRSGDRYILRTDGFVSVNAGYAAGELLTRPLVFAGDRLRVNFSTSAAGSLRVELQQPDGTPIPGFTRDDCIPLIGDEIEGQMRWKSDADLSTLAGKPVRLCWILQECDLYSFQFSQ encoded by the coding sequence GTGAAGCAGCAACTTTTGAGAGGATTGATCTGGTCTCTGCTGATGCTGCTGCCACTGTCGGCATTTGCTCAACCCGTTGACATCGGTTCGCGCCGGGAGCTGTTTGTCGATCGCCTCTTGATCGACAAGCTGCAGGGCGTGGAACTCAAGCTGCACGCGCCTGTCAAAGCCCCCCGGCCCCGCTCGCCATTACCGGTGCGGCATATGATGACCGTCATCAAAAACGGAAACCGTTATCAGGCCTACTGGCGCGGCTCCGATCCGGATTATCAGGGAGAAAAGCACACCGGTCATGCCGGGGAAACCGTGCATTACGCTGAGAGCCGGGACGGACATGAATGGAAGTTCCCGGAACTGGGGCTGCACGAAGTCGGGGGAACACGCAAGAACAATGTGATCCTGGCGCAGCAGCCTCCCTTCCTGACCAACTTCACTCCTTTTCTGGATACCCGCCCGGGCGTCGCTCCGCAGGAACGCTACAAAGCACTTGCCGGCTACCCCGGTCCGGGAGATAAACGGGGTTTAGCAGAACCGGGGCGTGGCTTGTTCGCTTTCGTTTCCCCCGATGGCATTCACTGGACGAAGCAAACCGAAGTCATCCCGTATCAGCCCCAGTGGCGGCACGCCTTTGATTCGGCGAATGTCTCCTTCTGGTCGGAAGCCGAGCAGCAGTATGTGTGTTATTTTCGAACGTGGACTGATCCCGAACGGCTGCGCAGCATCAGTCGTACGACGTCTCCTGATTTTCGCCACTGGACTGATCCGGTCGCCATGGATCCCAATCTGCCGGGCGAACACCTTTACACGAATCAGACGCATCCTTACTTCCGGGCACCACAGATTTATATCTCCCTGCCGACCCGCTTCATTCCGGGACGCGGATCTGCACCGGATTATGACCTCAAGGATCAGAACGCCACCGACATCCTGTTGATGACCACGCGCGCCGGTTCCTTACACTACGATCGCCTGTTCAAGCACGCCTTCATTCGACCGGGACTGGAACCAGAACAGTGGGAGAACCGGGCGAACTATGTAGCCCTGAATGTGGTGCCGACCAGCCCGACCGAAATGTCGATCTACCATCGCAGCGGCGATCGTTACATACTCCGCACCGACGGTTTTGTCTCCGTGAATGCAGGCTATGCTGCCGGAGAACTGCTGACTCGACCGCTGGTCTTTGCCGGGGATCGTCTGCGGGTTAACTTCAGTACCAGTGCCGCGGGCAGTCTGCGGGTCGAACTGCAGCAACCGGACGGAACTCCGATACCCGGTTTTACCAGGGACGATTGCATCCCCCTGATCGGAGACGAAATTGAAGGTCAGATGCGCTGGAAGAGCGACGCTGATCTGTCGACGCTGGCCGGGAAACCGGTCCGCCTCTGTTGGATTCTGCAGGAGTGTGATCTGTACTCCTTTCAGTTCAGTCAGTAG
- a CDS encoding arylsulfatase: MSFRVLLLLCVVCLFPVMKASAAAEKTTRPNIILIMCDDMGWSDLGCYGGEVQTPNLDQMAREGLRFTQFYNNAVCWTTRASLVTGLYPRYPRPHLTTNMVTLGEVLKQAGYQTTLSGKWHLGRTETTHPVYRGFEDYYGLLDGCCNFFDPYYRDPKYKWGSSGGGYRFFAKNTTRITEFPDDFYTTDAFTDHAIKQIKGYAKTDQPFFLHLCYTAPHYPLHAKPKDIAKYKGRYAAGWEALREERYQRQLKMGLVDPQWKLPERDPESADWEKDKYPRDWQQRRMEVYAAMIDCMDQNIGRLMQTLKETGVDENTIVMFLSDNGPDASEPGGANPEQEPGPKEYYTTCGPSWAFPQNTPFRRFKTWMHEGGISTPLIVRWPGHVAPASLTRQPAHIIDVMPTCIELAETKYPETYAGHKIIPVEGKSMLPIFQGETRQPHESLFWELRNNQAVRQGKWKLVADRTINRWELYDLEQDRTETNNLASHYPERVAQMKAAWQEWAEMTGVANQKHQRGKQIP; encoded by the coding sequence ATGTCGTTCCGCGTGTTGCTACTGCTGTGTGTTGTCTGTCTTTTCCCAGTGATGAAAGCGTCTGCGGCAGCAGAAAAGACAACGCGGCCCAACATCATTCTGATCATGTGTGACGACATGGGCTGGTCGGACCTCGGTTGTTACGGCGGCGAAGTGCAGACACCCAACCTGGATCAGATGGCCCGGGAAGGCCTGCGGTTCACCCAGTTCTACAATAACGCGGTCTGCTGGACCACGCGGGCTTCACTGGTGACCGGGCTCTATCCCCGTTATCCCCGGCCTCATCTGACGACGAATATGGTGACACTCGGTGAAGTGCTCAAGCAGGCCGGGTATCAGACGACCCTCAGCGGCAAGTGGCACCTGGGACGTACCGAGACCACGCACCCCGTTTATCGTGGGTTCGAAGACTATTACGGTCTGCTGGATGGCTGCTGCAATTTCTTTGATCCTTACTATCGGGATCCCAAATACAAGTGGGGCAGTTCCGGAGGCGGATACCGCTTCTTTGCAAAAAATACCACGCGAATTACCGAGTTCCCCGACGACTTTTACACGACCGATGCCTTTACCGATCACGCGATCAAACAGATCAAAGGCTACGCGAAAACAGACCAGCCTTTCTTTCTGCATCTCTGTTACACCGCACCTCACTATCCATTGCACGCCAAGCCAAAAGACATCGCGAAGTACAAAGGCCGTTATGCCGCAGGCTGGGAAGCGCTGCGGGAAGAACGCTATCAGCGGCAGTTAAAAATGGGGCTCGTCGATCCCCAGTGGAAGCTGCCCGAACGGGATCCGGAGTCCGCCGACTGGGAAAAGGATAAGTACCCCCGCGACTGGCAGCAGCGACGGATGGAAGTCTATGCGGCGATGATTGACTGCATGGACCAGAATATCGGCCGCCTGATGCAGACTCTTAAAGAGACCGGCGTGGATGAGAATACGATTGTGATGTTCCTGTCGGACAATGGTCCTGATGCCAGCGAGCCGGGCGGTGCGAATCCCGAACAGGAACCCGGCCCCAAAGAGTACTACACAACCTGCGGACCCAGCTGGGCTTTCCCGCAGAACACACCGTTCCGTCGTTTTAAAACCTGGATGCATGAAGGGGGCATTTCGACTCCGCTGATTGTCCGCTGGCCCGGCCATGTGGCTCCCGCCAGTCTGACCCGCCAGCCGGCACATATCATTGATGTGATGCCGACCTGCATCGAACTCGCGGAGACAAAGTACCCGGAAACCTATGCAGGTCATAAGATCATTCCGGTGGAAGGGAAGAGCATGCTGCCGATTTTCCAGGGAGAGACGCGCCAGCCGCACGAGTCCCTGTTCTGGGAACTGCGAAACAACCAGGCGGTCCGGCAGGGGAAATGGAAACTGGTGGCGGATCGAACCATCAATCGCTGGGAGCTGTACGATCTGGAACAGGATCGCACCGAGACCAACAATCTGGCGTCCCACTATCCGGAACGGGTCGCACAGATGAAAGCCGCCTGGCAGGAGTGGGCAGAGATGACCGGCGTGGCGAACCAGAAACATCAACGCGGCAAGCAGATCCCGTAA